CTTGGCCTGCTTTGACATCGACTCGCGTGTGGCACCGTCTGAATGCTCGCGTCGCAGTACGGAAGTCGTCGTGCGCGAGCGCTTAGCCTGGGTCTCCTTGCTTGCGGAACCCGTCGTCTTGTGTTGGCTTGCCGCGCTGTCTTTGGCCGCTTTTTTGCGGGTGGCCTCGCTGCTGGTGCCCTTCTTCGGCGGTTTCAGGTCGATGCCGGCTCGCCGCGCCTTTGACAACCCGATTGCCACGGCTTGCTTGGTCGAACGCACGCCATGCTTGCCGGCTCGCACATGCTCAACCTCTTCCTTGACGAATTCGCCGGCCTGTGTGCTGGCCGATTTCCCTGCGCGCTTGTCGGCCTGCGCTCGAGCCATAGTCTTTCTTTCTGGCATGACAATCCTCCTTGAAAGAGATGCTGTATGCGCAGATTGAGCAAACTCAGTGCCAACGCGTGGCTGCGGCAGGCGCTGGCCCTGCGCTCGCATGGATCGGATGGTTTTAGGCCATCGAGATGGCGCAACGCATGCCCTCGGCGTCCCGAATCGGTACCGGTGCAGCCCGATTCACCGATGCAGCCTGATTGCCCCATGTCGAGCGCGCAAAAGTCAGTGCTTGTGCGATCTCGGTCGCCGTCAGCTGGTCCCGAAAGCCGATGTGGTATCGGCTCGCCAGCCGTTACCGCAGCGGCTTTTGGACGCGGAACGGCTTCAATGTTCAGGCATACGATCGATAAAACATCGTTACCTGCGAGCACAAGATGAGCGTGCAGTATGGGCCGCCAGTGCCCGACCCGCTGCCCGCGTGCGGGGTTGGCTTCGGGCGGGAAGCGGGAGCGATGCTCACGCCGTGCCGTGCGGTGGCCCGGCGACACAAAGGGCGGGCGCGTTGATTGCTAAATGCAGTAGGCTTTTTCATAGGAGCGAACATGACCACTACTGCAACACACCAAAAATCTACGCGATCCTCGACGATGCCACCTCATGGCGTCGATATGGCGCGTGCAGCCGAACAGGACGCGATTGCGCTGCTGGAGGCGGACCATCGCGCAGTCCAGCGGCTATTCGATACGTTCGAGAAGACGCCCGATAACGACCTTGATGCCAAGGCAACCCTGGTTACGCGCGCATGCGACGAGTTGGCCATGCATACGATTATTGAGGAAGAGATCCTGTATCCGGCCGCGCATCGCGCGCTGTCAGGACAGCCGCAAAAGGAAGTTGACGAGGCCTATGTCGAGCATTTTCTTGTCAAGACGTTGATGGAGAAACTCCGGGCCTCCCGGGCAGGCGACGATGGTTTTGATGCGGCGTTCAAGGTGTTGGCGGAAAACGTCCAGCATCATGTCAGCGAGGAAGAATCGGTGCTATTCCCTGCGCTGCGCAAAGCGGGCGTCGACCTAGATGAACTCGGCGCTCGTATCGCACAGCGCAAGGCGCAGTTGCAGGCAAAAGTGTCAAAGGATGTCGGTGACCGTACTTAATGCGTGAACGA
This region of Mycetohabitans endofungorum genomic DNA includes:
- a CDS encoding DUF6496 domain-containing protein: MPERKTMARAQADKRAGKSASTQAGEFVKEEVEHVRAGKHGVRSTKQAVAIGLSKARRAGIDLKPPKKGTSSEATRKKAAKDSAASQHKTTGSASKETQAKRSRTTTSVLRREHSDGATRESMSKQAKSAAAKRPAASRSAAAKRAARTKGAAGRSAAAKKAAHTRAARAHH
- a CDS encoding hemerythrin domain-containing protein, producing MPPHGVDMARAAEQDAIALLEADHRAVQRLFDTFEKTPDNDLDAKATLVTRACDELAMHTIIEEEILYPAAHRALSGQPQKEVDEAYVEHFLVKTLMEKLRASRAGDDGFDAAFKVLAENVQHHVSEEESVLFPALRKAGVDLDELGARIAQRKAQLQAKVSKDVGDRT